In Gossypium hirsutum isolate 1008001.06 chromosome D06, Gossypium_hirsutum_v2.1, whole genome shotgun sequence, one genomic interval encodes:
- the LOC107901113 gene encoding beta-galactosidase — MWWDKNVLSKVVNMFMLWLLFSSWVFSLVSATVSYDSKAIIINGRRRILLSGSIHYPRSTPQMWPDLIAKAKEGGLDVIQTYVFWNGHEPSPGNYYFEDRYDLVRFIKLVQQAGLYVHLRIGPYICAEWNFGGFPVWLKYVPGIAFRTDNEPFKAAMQKFTEKIVSMMKAEKLFETQGGPIIMSQIENEFGPVEWEIGDPGKAYTKWAAQMAVGLDTGVPWIMCKQDDAPDPVINTCNGFYCENFTPNAKYKPKMWTENWTGWYTEFGGAVPTRPAEDIAFSVARFIQNGGSFVNYYMYHGGTNFGRTASGLFIATSYDYDAPIDEYGLPREPKWGHLRDLHRAIKLSEPALVSADPTVTSLGSNQEAHVFKSKSGACAAFLANYDTKYSVKVTFGSAHYELPRWSITILPDCKTAVFNTARLGAQSSEKKMVLANTAFSWQSYNEESPSADDQDVTVHDGLWEQIYITRDATDYLWYMTDVQIDSDEGFLRSGQHPLLTIWSAGHALHVFINGQLSGTVYGGLENPKLTFSNNVKLRAGINKVTLLSVAVGLSNVGTHFETWNVGVLGPVTLKGLNEGTRDLSKQKWSYKIGLKGEALKLHTVAGSSSVEWVEGSQLVKKQPMTWYKTTFDAPGGNEPLGLDMSSMGKGQLWINGQSIGRHWPGYIAHGNCYACDYAGTYSDQKCRTNCGEPSQRWYHVPRSWLKPSGNFLVVYEEWGGDPNGIALAKRTTASVCADIFEGQPTMKKRGMLIAGRISRPKAHLWCPPGQKISKINFASYGMPEGSCGNFREGSCHAHKSYGAFQKNCIGKQSCSVTVAPEVFGGDPCPGSRKKLSVEAACK; from the exons ATGTGGTGGGACAAAAACGTGTTGTCCAAGGTGGTCAACATGTTCATGTTATGGCTGTTGTTTTCTTCTTGGGTTTTTTCCTTAGTTTCAGCCACTGTTTCTTATGATAGCAAAGCTATCATCATTAATGGCAGGAGAAGGATTCTTCTTTCTGGTTCTATCCATTACCCCAGAAGTACTCCTCAG ATGTGGCCTGATCTTATAGCAAAGGCCAAAGAAGGAGGCTTGGATGTTATACAGACTTATGTTTTCTGGAATGGACATGAGCCTTCTCCTGGAAAT TATTATTTTGAGGATAGATATGATCTGGTTCGATTTATTAAGCTGGTCCAACAAGCTGGCCTTTATGTTCATCTCCGGATTGGTCCCTATATTTGTGCTGAATGGAACTTTgg GGGATTTCCTGTTTGGCTCAAATATGTCCCCGGCATTGCTTTCAGGACTGATAATGAACCTTTTAAG GCAGCAATGCAAAAATTTACAGAGAAGATAGTGAGTATGATGAAAGCTGAAAAGCTGTTTGAGACTCAAGGAGGTCCAATAATAATGTCTCAG ATTGAGAATGAATTTGGTCCGGTTGAATGGGAAATCGGTGATCCAGGTAAAGCTTACACCAAATGGGCAGCACAAATGGCAGTGGGGCTCGACACCGGTGTCCCATGGATTATGTGCAAGCAAGATGATGCTCCTGACCCTGTG ATAAACACCTGCAATGGATTCTACTGCGAAAACTTCACTCCCAATGCAAAATATAAGCCAAAGATGTGGACTGAAAACTGGACTGGCTG GTATACGGAGTTTGGTGGTGCAGTGCCTACCAGACCAGCAGAAGACATAGCATTTTCAGTTGCAAGATTCATACAGAATGGTGGTTCATTTGTTAATTATTATATG TACCATGGTGGAACGAATTTTGGCCGGACAGCCAGTGGTCTCTTCATTGCTACTAGCTATGATTATGATGCTCCTATTGATGAATATG GGCTACCGAGGGAACCAAAATGGGGACATCTGAGAGATTTACATAGAGCCATCAAATTAAGTGAACCAGCTCTAGTGTCTGCAGATCCTACAGTGACATCACTTGGAAGCAATCAGGAG GCTCATGTATTCAAGTCAAAGTCAGGTGCATGTGCAGCATTCCTTGCAAACTATGACACAAAATACTCCGTAAAAGTAACCTTTGGAAGTGCACACTATGAATTACCACGTTGGTCCATCACCATCCTTCCCGACTGTAAAACTGCTGTTTTTAACACTGCCAGG CTTGGTGCCCAGAGCTCAGAGAAGAAGATGGTACTTGCAAACACCGCGTTTTCATGGCAATCATACAATGAAGAAAGCCCCTCTGCTGATGATCAGGATGTAACTGTACATGATGGGCTTTGGGAACAAATCTATATCACCAGGGATGCTACAGATTACTTGTGGTACATGACAGA TGTACAAATAGATTCTGATGAAGGATTTTTGAGGAGTGGACAACATCCTCTTCTTACTATTTGGTCAGCTGGTCATGCTTTGCATGTTTTCATTAATGGTCAACTATCAGGGACTGTGTATGGGGGACTAGAAAATCCAAAGTTAACATTCAGCAACAATGTCAAGCTGAGAGCTGGGATTAACAAGGTTACTTTATTAAGTGTTGCAGTGGGACTCTCG AATGTTGGCACTCATTTTGAGACATGGAATGTTGGGGTTCTAGGCCCGGTTACATTGAAGGGTCTCAATGAGGGGACAAGAGATTTATCTAAGCAGAAATGGTCTTACAAG ATTGGTCTAAAAGGGGAAGCCTTAAAGCTTCACACCGTTGCTGGAAGCTCCTCTGTTGAATGGGTTGAAGGATCACAATTGGTGAAGAAACAACCTATGACTTGGTACAAG ACAACTTTTGATGCACCAGGAGGCAATGAACCATTAGGTTTAGATATGAGTAGCATGGGAAAAGGGCAACTATGGATCAATGGCCAGAGTATTGGACGCCACTGGCCTGGCTATATAGCCCATGGAAATTGCTATGCTTGTGATTATGCCGGAACTTATAGTGACCAGAAATGCCGAACTAACTGCGGAGAGCCTTCTCAAAGATG GTACCATGTACCACGTTCATGGCTGAAGCCAAGTGGAAACTTTTTGGTGGTGTATGAAGAATGGGGAGGTGATCCCAACGGGATTGCTTTGGCTAAAAGAACAACAGCAAGTGTATGTGCTGATATATTTGAAGGGCAGCCAACAATGAAGAAACGGGGAATGCTAATCGCAGGAAGAATCAGTAGACCGAAAGCCCATTTGTGGTGTCCTCCTGGccagaaaatttctaaaataaactTTGCTAGCTATGGAATGCCTGAGGGGAGTTGTGGAAACTTCCGTGAAGGAAGCTGCCATGCCCACAAGTCCTATGGCGCATTCCAAAAG AATTGCATCGGAAAACAATCGTGTTCGGTAACCGTGGCTCCCGAAGTATTCGGAGGAGATCCATGTCCAGGTAGCAGGAAGAAGCTATCAGTTGAAGCTGCATGCAAATGA
- the LOC107901114 gene encoding uncharacterized protein, whose amino-acid sequence MEEEEGRKAETDDVTGAESPEFKRQRDAGVAELSDEVMGWLSVEGSEADSMSELLKLLDDSAETTMSASLYTYSPASYGMRVRFSDNPYSSALIFQSSSSYITINGNEESCGSSFSESESSVMASVDMGGIVRSKVKGLEGIREWLEAEEGGAWGRKRGRGAWVGGGVGMEMGMGRRAADEVAGGGVSALFEICE is encoded by the coding sequence atGGAGGAAGAGGAGGGAAGGAAAGCGGAAACCGACGACGTCACCGGCGCCGAGTCTCCGGAGTTTAAACGGCAGAGAGATGCGGGAGTAGCTGAGTTAAGCGATGAAGTTATGGGGTGGTTATCGGTGGAAGGTAGCGAGGCTGACTCGATGAGCGAGTTGTTGAAGCTTCTGGACGACTCAGCGGAAACGACCATGTCAGCGTCATTGTACACGTATTCTCCGGCGTCGTACGGAATGAGGGTTAGGTTCAGCGACAATCCGTATTCGTCGGCGTTGATATTTCAGTCGTCGTCTTCGTACATCACCATCAACGGCAACGAAGAGAGCTGCGGGTCGTCGTTTTCGGAGTCGGAGTCGAGCGTGATGGCCAGCGTGGACATGGGTGGGATTGTAAGGTCGAAGGTGAAGGGTTTGGAAGGAATAAGGGAGTGGTTGGAAGCGGAGGAGGGTGGGGCGTGGGGGCGGAAACGAGGAAGAGGCGCGTGGGTGGGTGGTGGAGTCGGAATGGAGATGGGCATGGGACGAAGAGCAGCTGACGAAGTTGCTGGAGGAGGAGTGAGTGCCCTTTTTGAAATTTGTGAGTAA
- the LOC107901112 gene encoding LOW QUALITY PROTEIN: WD-40 repeat-containing protein MSI4 (The sequence of the model RefSeq protein was modified relative to this genomic sequence to represent the inferred CDS: inserted 1 base in 1 codon): MESSQPQQQQGPKKRGRKPKPKDEKEQQQQQQSAGKMKEGKKAQQPSVDEKYTQWKSLVPVLYDWLANHNLVWPSLSCRWGPQLEQATYKNRQRLYLSEQTDGSVPNTLVIANCEVVKPRVAAAEHISQFNEEARSPFVKKYKTLIHPGEVNRIRELPQNSKIVATHTDSPDVLIWDVEAQPNRHAVLGATHSRPDLILTGHQDNAEFALAMCPTEPYVISGGKDKSVVLWSIQDHISGGSIVKQNKPGEGNDKTAEGPSVGPRGIFCGHEDTVEDVAFCPSSAQEFCSVGDDSCLILWDARVGTGPTIKVEKAHDADLHCVDWXPHDDNLILTGSADNTVRMFDRRNLTSNGVGSPIYKFEGHRAAVLCVQWSPDESSVFGSSAEDGLLNIWDYDKVGKKVERPSKSPSTPAGLFFQHAGHRDKVVDFHWNASDPWTVVSVSDDCDSTGGGGTLQIWRMSDLIYRPEEEVLAELEKFKSHVISCASKP; the protein is encoded by the exons ATGGAGTCTTCCCAACCCCAACAGCAACAAGGGCCCAAGAAGAGAGGCCGAAAACCGAAGCCGAAGGACGAGAAAGAACAGCAGCAACAGCAACAAAGTGCGGGTAAaatgaaagaaggaaagaaagccCAACAACCAAGCGTTGATGAGAAGTACACTCAATGGAAGTCTTTGGTCCCTGTTCTCTATGACTGGCTTGCTAATCACAATCTCGTTTGGCCTTCTCTCTCTTGCCG CTGGGGACCGCAGCTTGAGCAAGCTACCTACAAGAATCGACAGCGTCTCTACCTCTCAGAGCAG ACGGATGGTAGTGTTCCAAATACGCTTGTGATTGCAAATTGTGAAGTTGTCAAACCTAGGGTTGCTGCTGCTGAACACATATCTCAG TTTAATGAAGAAGCACGCTCACCATTTGTGAAGAAGTACAAGACCCTTATACATCCTGGAGAG GTGAACAGAATTAGAGAACTTCCACAGAACTCTAAGATTGTTGCCACACACACTGATAGTCCAGAT GTTCTTATTTGGGATGTTGAAGCTCAACCCAACCGTCATGCTGTCCTTGGAGCTACACATTCTCGCCCagatttg attttgactGGACATCAAGATAATGCTGAATTTGCTCTCGCAATGTGTCCCACCGAACCCTATGTGATCTCTGGAG GGAAGGACAAATCAGTGGTATTGTGGAGTATCCAGGACCACATATCTGGTGGATCGATTGTCAAACAGAACAAGCCTGGGGAAGGTAATGATAAAACAGCTGAAGGACCTTCTGTAGGTCCTCGTGGTATCTTCTGTGGGCATGAGGATACCGTTGAAGATGTTGCATTCTGTCCATCCAG TGCACAGGAGTTTTGTAGTGTAGGCGATGATTCCTGCCTCATATTATGGGATGCACGAGTTGGCACTGGCCCCACTATCAAG GTTGAAAAGGCACATGATGCTGATCTTCATTGTGTTGATT AACCCCATGATGATAATCTTATCTTGACTGG GTCTGCAGATAATACTGTTCGTATGTTTGATCGAAGAAATCTCACTTCTAATGGAGTTGGATCACCAATTTATAAGTTTGAGGGTCATAGAGCTGCTGTTCTGTGTGTGCAG TGGTCACCAGATGAGTCATCTGTATTTGGTAGTTCAGCCGAGGATGGCCTCTTAAACATTTGGGATTATGACAAG GTGGGCAAAAAGGTGGAACGTCCTTCAAAATCGCCAAGTACTCCTGCAGGACTCTTTTTCCAGCATGCTGGCCACAG GGACAAAGTCGTCGACTTCCATTGGAATGCATCTGATCCATGGACTGTTGTTAGTGTATCTGATGACTGTGATAGCACTGGTGGAGGAGGGACATTACAG ATATGGCGGATGAGTGATCTGATCTACAGGCCAGAGGAGGAGGTTTTGGCAGAGCTGGAGAAATTCAAGTCCCATGTCATTTCATGCGCCTCAAAGCCATGA